A genome region from Clupea harengus chromosome 7, Ch_v2.0.2, whole genome shotgun sequence includes the following:
- the lnpep gene encoding endoplasmic reticulum aminopeptidase 1, producing MYFITIVWGRILKAGLSGSVIQNQELPLVISTVCKSFAGYLYAWNFVKENWEKITQRFPIGSFAIQNIIVSTTSQFSTKLQLQELQNFFSSLKDKGSQMRSVEEAAETIKLNIQWMDKNLDTLRNWL from the exons ATGTACTTTATCACCATTGTTTGGGGCAGGATACTGAAAGCTGGTCTGAGCGGAAGTGTCATTCAGAACCAGGAACTCCCGCTGGTCATCAGCACAGTGTGCAAAAGCTTCGCAGGCTATCTCTACGCATGGAATTTCGTCAAGGAAAACTGGGAAAAGATCACTCAAAG GTTCCCCATTGGGTCTTTTGCCATTCAAAACATTATTGTGTCAACAACCTCCCAATTTTCTACCAAGCTTCAACTTCAAGAG CTTCAGAACTTCTTCAGCTCGCTCAAAGACAAGGGCTCACAGATGAGAAGTGTGGAGGAGGCGGCCGAGACAATCAAGTTGAACATCCAGTGGATGGACAAAAACTTGGACACACTCCGAAACTGGCTGTAG